GAAGCCGAGGTCGACATAATGTCTGGCGATGGCGGCGGCTTCTTCCGGGCCGCGGATGCCCATGCAGCAGGTAACTTCGACGCGGTCGCGATACAGGCCGCCCAGCAGACGATGCAGGGGGAGTTCGGCCTGCTTGCCGAGGATATCCCAGCAGGCCATTTCGACCACTGACTGCAGGTACGGTTCTTCCATGCCCCAGTCGGCATACAGGGCAGCGATGTCGGTCGGGTCTTTGCCGAGCAGAATCGGGCGGAAGTAGTCGGCTTCGTCGCCGGTGAAGCTGACAGCGTTCTGAAAGGAGAGCCGTTGTGGTGTTTCTCCCCAGCCGATGATGCCGGCGTCGGTTTCAAGGCGGATCAACAGGGCGCCGGTGGATGTAGAGAAAATATAGCGGGATTGATACGGGGAGACCGGGACTTGCAAAGGAACATCAACGAGAAACGTTTCGACGCCTGTGATTTTCATAGGAGGCTCCATCGGCAGGGAGGAATCAGTTGTCGGCGAGAAATTCATGCTACCAGTTCCCTGAAGTAGCGGCAAGCAGGTTTGCAGTTGTTAATGGATGGGGAACGGTTGTTGTGTGGTGCTTGTGCGCTTACAGTACACGCTGATCTGCTTACTCCCTAAATCACCTGACAATTGCGAGGCAGCGACGATGGTTCCTGAAATCAAGAATCTACTGACTCCCTTTTCGACACTGCCCGATGCGGAAGTGTTTGATGAGCTATTTCGGGGCCAGACTTTCCGGGTGGAGCGGATTGTTTCGACGGGGCAGGCGACGCGGGAGGGGCAGTGGTATGATCAACAGCATGCAGAATGGGTGGTTTTGCTCTCGGGCGCGGCGGTCCTGCGATTTGAGGGGGAAACCGAGGGGCGAACGCTGGTTCCCGGCGATGCGGTGAACATTCCCGCTCATTGTCGGCACCGGGTTGAGGCGACCGCCGCCGATCGGGAAAGCGTTTGGCTTGCAATCCACTATGAGCCTGTCGAGAATGGAGAAACCGCATAGCGGTACAGACAGACTATTTATTTCAAATCGATTACAGGAAAGAATTTCAGACTGATGAAAAAGAACCCGGTCAAGGCGGCGTTAAGTGAAGGAAAACCTCAAGTAGGAACATGGCTCTCGTCGGGGGATGTGATGATGACCCGTCTGATGGCCCGCGTGGGATTTCCGTGGCTGACAGTAGATATGGAGCATTCGCCGATCGACTGGTCACAGGCAGGGCTGCTGTTCGGTGCGATTGCCGACGCGGGCTGCGTTCCTCTGTGCCGGGTTCCCCTGGGAAAATATGAATTGATCAAGCGGGCGCTGGACGCCGGCGCACACGGCATTGTTGCACCCATGATCAACACGGTCGAACAGGCCAAAGAAGTCATCGACGCGGTCAAGTATCCGCCGCTCGGGAACCGCTCTGTGGGTGGTGTGTTGCATGCGATGAACTTCGATGCGACAGCCGGCGACTATTACAAACACGCCAACGATGAGATTCTGGTGATTCTGCAGACCGAGTCTCCCGAAGGAGTTGAGAACGCGGAAGAAATTTACAGCCTGCCCGGCGTGGATGGAATTTTTGTGGGACCCAACGACCTGACATTCCAGATGAGCAAAGCGACCGGCGTGCATCCCTCGCCTGACGAACTGGAAGCGATGCTGCAGCGCATTCTGGAAACCGGAAAGAAGACCGGCACGCCTGTTGGCCTGCATGTGCAGACGGTGGAAGCGGTCGAGCAGCGGATTGCGGAAGGCTGGCGATTTATTGCGTGTGGCTCTGAAGTCAAATTCATGGTCAACGAAGCGCAGCGGATTGTGAGCGGTTTGAATCTCAAAGCAGAAGCAGCTGACCTGGCCCGGTACTAAATCGTGGGTTGAGACTCAATCAATCGAAGAAGCCATTCGGGAACGGGTGGTTTCTTTTTTTACGCGCTGTCTGCGTTGTTATTCTTCGCTGATTTTGATGATGGTGCGTTCCTGGTGTGTGCGGTTCAAGAGACTTTCGACGGTCTCCTCGACCTGTTCCAGGCTGATGACTTTCGCGCGGGATCCGAGATCGGGCAGTTTCCAGTCGGTGGCCAGTTTCTGCCAGAGAGCCGTTCGGCGTTCGATGGGATACCAAGCGGA
This genomic interval from Gimesia alba contains the following:
- a CDS encoding HpcH/HpaI aldolase family protein, with protein sequence MKKNPVKAALSEGKPQVGTWLSSGDVMMTRLMARVGFPWLTVDMEHSPIDWSQAGLLFGAIADAGCVPLCRVPLGKYELIKRALDAGAHGIVAPMINTVEQAKEVIDAVKYPPLGNRSVGGVLHAMNFDATAGDYYKHANDEILVILQTESPEGVENAEEIYSLPGVDGIFVGPNDLTFQMSKATGVHPSPDELEAMLQRILETGKKTGTPVGLHVQTVEAVEQRIAEGWRFIACGSEVKFMVNEAQRIVSGLNLKAEAADLARY
- a CDS encoding cupin domain-containing protein, yielding MVPEIKNLLTPFSTLPDAEVFDELFRGQTFRVERIVSTGQATREGQWYDQQHAEWVVLLSGAAVLRFEGETEGRTLVPGDAVNIPAHCRHRVEATAADRESVWLAIHYEPVENGETA